CAAAAAGAATTAACAATTGACGAGTTAACAACTACCACTGCCTTTCATTCACATTAGCATTTAATAAGCATTCAACTAGTATTGATAGGACAAATCTCAAGTAACCTGTGAAGTCAGGATTTCATCACGTTGAACTTTTCTAAAGAGGTATTCAAATATGTCTCTCCTCGATAGCTTAGGTAAGAAGCTTGAACCCATTATGCTTTTCATGGGGTTAGTGAGCCCAATCGCGACATTGCCACAGCTTTATAAACTTTATATAACCCACTCTCATCATGCCCATGGTTTATCACTAACCACTTGGTCAATGTATGCATTGATCTCACTGCTTTGGTTTATCTACGGGCTTTATCATAGAAACCCAACCATTTGGGTCGGTAATTTACTTGGTTTTTTGGCTTACCTAGCAATGGTTGTTGGCATTATCATTAAGGCAGGCATTGCCATTTAATCGATGAGTGAGGCCAAAAAGAATGGCGGCATCAAAATCAATAGACTCAAAAATCGTGGCGACTGACGCTTTTTTCTCCATTTGATATCAAAGCACCACTATTTTGTTGAGCTCTTGCCTAACCCTAAGCTACCCTGAAACAATAATTGATGAATTTATAGGAAAAATGATGTTCATTTATAACGGAAAAGAAATTGAAACCGATGCCCAAGGTTATTTACTGGATCATAAACAGTGGGATGAAGGTATGATTGCCCTTTTAGCCGAAGATGAGCAGATTGAGCTTACCGAAGCACACCTAGAAGTCATACACTTCGTACGTGACTTCTATGAAGAATTTAATACTTCACCGGCTGTAAGAATGTTAGTCAAAGCGCTAGAAAAAGCCCATGGGCCTGAAAAAGGTAATAGCAAATATCTATTTAAACTTTTTAAGAAAGGGCCTGCCAAACAAGCGACTAAATTGGCTGGTCTGCCTAAACCAGCAAAGTGCTTATAGTGCCCTATTTTTTTGATCACATGTAATATACCCACAAATCACCGTATGTTGCTTTTCATAGGAACATCTCGGACAATGCTTTCTTTTTCAAATCTAATTAAGAGCCAAATCAATGACAGCTGCAATATATCTGGTTAAAGGTCGTGAGAAATCGGTTAAACGCAAACACCCTTGGATATTTTCAAGAGGTATCAGCAAAGTGGAAGGCGACCCCGCTCTTGGTGAAACTGTCGATGTGTTCAGTTTTGATGGCAAATGGCTTGCGAAAGCGGCTTATTCTCCTCATTCACAAATCCGTGCTCGTATTTGGAGTTTTGAAAAAGAACCAATCGATAAAGCATTCTTTGTTAAACGATTTAACAATGCTCAATTACTTCGTGAAGATATTATTGAACGTGATGGATTGACGGGTTATCGTCTTGTTGCGGCTGAATCGGATGGCCTTCCTGGAATCACCATCGATCGCTATCAAAACTTTTTTGTCTGCCAATTGCTCAGTGCTGGCGCAGAGTTTAATAAGAAAAACATCATTGATGCGTTAATCGAATGTTTCCCCGAGTGCAGTATCTATGAGCGTTCCGACGTATCTGTACGCAAAAAAGAAGGACTTGCGGAAACAATGGGAGTATTACATGGAGATACCCCACCTAAGTCTGTTGTGATTGAAGAAAATGGCGTCAAAATCAGCGTTGATATTGTTGGTGGCCATAAAACAGGTTTCTACCTTGATCAAAGAGACAGTAGACAACAAGCAATGAAATACGTGAAAGACAAAGAAGTCTTGAACTGTTTTTCATACACCGGTGGATTTGGTTTATATGCCCTAAAAGGTGAAGCTAAACGTGTCATCAACGCTGATGTTTCTCAACCCGCGCTCGATACTGCAAAACATAACGCTGAAATTAATGGCTTCGACATCTCAAAAAAACGCGCTGTTTTTCTTAATGCTGATGTGTTCAAACTACTAAGAGAATACCGTGACCAAGGCACTCAGTTTGATGTCGTTATCATGGACCCACCGAAGTTTGCTGAGAGTAAAGCACAATTGAATGGTGCTTGCCGCGGATATAAAGATATTAATATGCTGGCGATGCAAATACTGAAACCTGGTGGAACACTGCTGACCTACTCCTGCTCTGGACTCATGGACCAAGTTCTATTCCAGAAAATCATTGCTGATGCAGCCGTGGATGCAAATCGTCACGTGAAGTTTGTTGAACGTTTTGAACAAGCCGCAGATCACCCAACTGATACCGCCTACCCTGAAGGTTTTTATCTAAAAGGCTTTGCTTGTAAGGTTCTTTAGTCGCTATTGACCCAAATAAAATACTGGTACTGCGCAAGGTTCTTTGTATGAGGTTCATTTGGGTATAAAAGTAAACCTTAAACCACAGCTTCCACTGTGGTTTAAGGTTAAAACTTCGTTCAACTGCTTCTAGAAAGATTGATCTAAACTAACCTTAGTCAGCACAGCCAGAACATCTCTCTCGTAGTCCATATTACCTGCAATAATATCATCAAATTCTGTCGCGCCATTTTCTATAACAATAGTCTGGATTGATTGTCCATCACCTCGTGTGATTTCCAGCGATAAATCATCCCCATCCACATTCACATTTATGCCGTAGAGCAAATCTTCAACCGAGCCATAATCGGTGTCATCGAGGATCTGTGAGAGATCTAAAGTGTCTTGGTCACGCTCAAAACCTCTTATTACATCCGTTCCTGAATCAATGCTGTCATTGCTCCATGTAAAGATATCTTCTGCTCCATCATTACCAATAAGGATATCGTGACTGACATTAAGTTCAGCTTCAACAATATTAAATGCCCCTCCAACCGCGCCATTAACACCGCCGTCTTCATCAATAATAAATTGCAAAGTATTACTCGACTTATCACCATCAAAATCGGTAAGTTGGTAATTAAAATCTAACGTTTCTGGGATTTCATTTTCTACACCATAAAAGGCATATTCACCTTCTGACAAATTGACCTCAAAGGTGTGTTTATCATCAAAGATCAGAGTGAGTGTCATCGCATTTTCGTCAAACGAGTGCTGCACCTCACTATTCGAACCTGCCACAGAAAGTGCAGTACCATCGAACGTAAAAGTGAGACCTGAGTATTCAAGCAGGCTGATATAGCCGCCATCAGCACCAACACCAGTATCAGACGAGGTGGTTGATAACAGGTTCCCTTCGACTGCCACAATAGCTGTTTTGAGTATTGTCGGATTTAGTTGACTAAAGTCAGTGACAGAAACGCCATCTAAATCTTGATTAACTGCGCCATCGTAGGCAATTCTATCAAGCTGTTCCGCAGCTAAATTTACGCCAACACCATAAGACAGTGCTGTGATCTGTCGACTTGGGTCACTAAGGTGTTCAATCCAGCTTGCTTCATTGGTAGCATCTAAGCTGGGAGCAACTTCAGTAACTTGACTGCTACTTAGGAAGTAACTGGTATTGATAGCATCCAACAGTTTACCGCTGTCATCCCACGACAGTTGTGCCTGTTCAATAGCGGCGAGGTAATTACTTTCCCCCCCGCCCATGAATGCTGCAATCGCTGCCTTGGCATCATCAACGGTCAACCAGGTTGCGCCGGCAACGGATAGTGTCACCGCGGCATTACCAAATACAACCAATTGTACACGAGCTTGTCCTCTAGACTCATATTGGCTCAACAGTTGAGTCGCCGTATCTTTCATAGATGGAAGACGATTGTCTACGTTTACGGAACCAGATAAATCAAAGATTAATTGAATGTTATTGTTGTCACCATCCTGAGCCACGACATCATGAGTGATAGTCAACGAGTTCGGTGAATCATCCTCAATCACAACCGGAACATCAATGGTATTAGTATGGCCAAGTTCATTTGAAACATTCACCGGAACTAACAACTCAAGAGCATCTTCACCTGACGGGTTCGCATGATCAATCGGCCCGTACAGCTCAGTGTTGACGGTGCCGCTGTCGTTGATCGTTATTTCAAGAATCAGGTTACCATCCACTTTACCCAACAAACTTTGATCGTTGTTGGTTAAGCTCCATTCGACAACCGTATCATTACTGGTCAGAGTAACATTAGGTATCCCAAGAGTGGCAGAATCGATATTTTCTCCATTGGTTAAATGCCCCCAATCAGATGAAGAATCTGTCGTATCTAAGAAGCCGTTCAACGCTACATCATCTTCTATTCCTGATGGGTATTGGCCTTCTTCTGAAACAAACAGATCGATATCATCTCTAAAGTTTGGTGGTGAATATGGCGCGACGGCAAAGTGCCCTACTTTTGTATCCCCGTCGTTATCGGTAATGTTATAAGAAAAATCAATGCTACCGTCGTCTGGTAAAGCTAGTGGAAGGTATTGGAAGAACTCCCATTCTCCAGAAGTCGGTGTATACAGAACTTCAAAAGCAACTTTACCTTGAGTTTCACCAATCATACGATCGGGGTTTGACGGATCAACCGAGACATAAATGGGCTCACCATCAGCGGTTTTCAGGCCGTTTTCAGCCCCAAGTAAGGCTATTTCACCCGGTCCATCCGCACCATATAATCCACTGATTGTGCCATTGGCATTGGCTAATGCTTTGGTTGGGTCTACCCCTGTAAATGTGATTGTTCTAACAGTAAAGTCACTATTGTCTGCAGAGAAAGGCTGATTACCATTGCCCGTCGACTCCAGTACTATCTTATTGAACCCACTCGATAGAATGCTAAAGTCTTTTGCATAGTCGCCACTCGCCGCATCTGAGTTGAAAGGTTTTTGGTCGACCAAAACACCATCAAGATAAAAAGAAGCCAAACCAACCTCTAACTCGCCACCGAACATCATTTCAAACTCGATTTCAGCACCAAAGGCAACTTTGTCACCAAGGTCAAAGATAAGTTGTTCTGATACACCAGTATCGCCAGCAAAGCGGTAGTCAACCTCATTAGGAAGCGCAAAGCCATTGTTACCAACACTTTTTACTCCAATACCCAGATGAGATTGATTGACTTCCGCAGCACCAAGCACAGTCGATTCATCAGACATAAAGCCAACTGCGGTGACTTCAATATCATTAAATGTTCGGCTAAGCGCATCGTCTTCCCAGCCAGTAAAACTCACTTTACCGCTGACGGTTTCAGGAAGACCAGTCAGTGCGACAGTGACGGCTGGAATGGATTGATCCACATAAGGACTGTCGTCTTCAACCACAACATTAATTGAGTCGGTAGTTGTGAGCAGCCCATCGCTTACTGTAAGCTGTAAATCAAACGATAATACATCTTCCATGTCATTATCTGGGTGATCAATGGGCTCAAATAGAGTGACGGTGTAACCCCAATTACCCTGTCCAGAAGGAGAAGGCTCGGTTAAAACGACTGTTGCAACATTGGCAACACTCGCCGTAGAAGCCGTCAAGGCTTGAGAACCAGTGTCCCAAGACCAAAATACCGGTTCACCAGAAGAAACAAGGTCACTTGGCCCAGCTAAGACCACGGATAAATTGTCTGAACCTAAATCTTCTAGGGTGAACGAGCCATTAAAACTCGGGGCATTGGTTGTATCGTTTGGCACACCAACTGAATCAGGTATCCCACCTGCTAGCCCTTCTTCAGAAACAACCGCATCTGTAATTGCTGATATTATCGGAGCGGTATTCTGGTCAATGATCGACGCCATACCCGTATCTGCGCCTTGAACATTACCAAGGCCCGTTACGCTAACACTGAAGTCTTCAATTCCTTCATATACAGAATCGATAACGGTTGGGACACGTACATCAAAGTTTGTCATACCGGCAGGAATAGTGACAATTCCATCGTTTGGTAAGACTGCCCAACCGCTGCCAGTGTTATATTCCAACCCGGCCAAATCTGCGACTTGGGTATCTCCCATATTAAGCGTGATCTGAACTTGACTTTCGGCTTCAGTTGGATTGTTTAAAGACACAACGAAGTTTGCGATTTCCCCCTCAACAACAGTTCCGGCATCACTAATAAATACCATAGGGCGATCATCATCAGGATTCGGCCCCGGACCTGTTCCATCATCAATAAGAGCGGCAACACCAGTGTCTGAACCAAGAATCGCACCCAAACCCGTAACGGTTAGTGAGAAATCTTCTAAACCTTCGTAAACTTCATCACTGACTGAAGGTACTCTGACATCAAATTGGCTCAGTCCAGCAGGAATAGTGACAATTCCATTAGGCGGTAAGCTATTCCAGCCACTGCCCGTGTTGTATTCAACAGTACCTAAATCGCCAATTTCTGTATCACCGAGGTTAAGGGTCAATTGAACCTGTTCTTCAACATTAATAGCATTGGTTAAAGAAACTACAAACTGAGCGGTTTCCCCTTCATTGACTATACCTACATCATTGATATAAACCGTTGGACGATCGTCATCTGGGTTTGGTCCCGGGCCACTGCCGTCATCAACAATGGTGGCGGTGCCGTTATCGGTGCCTTGCACTGCGCCAATGCCAGTCACATCAATATTGAAGTTCTCTGGACCTTCGTAGTTGGAGTCATCCACCGTTGGAACTCTAATATCAAACTCGGTCATACCTACTGGAACAGTCACCAGACCATCGGCAGGTAATGTCACCCAACCACTGCCGGTGTTATATTCCAACGCGCCAAGGTCACCTGTTTCGGTATAGCCAGCATTTAGAGTGAGTTGAACTTGAACATCCATTTCAGACGGCGTGCTGAGTGACACAATAAAGCTCGCGGTTTCGCCTTCGTTGATTGTGCCCGCGTCATTAATCGACACCATTGGGCGATCGTCATCTGGGTTTGGTCCCGGACCTGTGCCGTCATCCACGATGGTTGCGGTGCCATTGTCAGTACCTTGAACTGCGCCAACACCGTTGACATCAATACTGAAGTTCTCTGGGCCTTCGTACACATCATCACTGGTTGAAGGTACGCGCACATCAAACTCGGTCATGCCTGCTGGGACAGTCACTAATCCATCCGCAGGTAATGTCACCCAACCGCTGCCCGTATTGTATTCCAACGCGCCAAGGTCACCCGCTTCGGTATCACCGACATTGAGTGTAAGTTGAACTTGAACATCCATCTCTGATGGGGTGCTGAGTGACACAATAAAGCTTGCGGTTTCGCCTTCGTTCACTGTGCCCGCGTCATTAATCGAGACAACCGGACGATCGTCATCTGGGTTTGGTCCCGGCCCCGTGCCGTCATCCACAATGGTGGCGGTGCCATTGTCAGTACCTTGAACCGCGCCAACGCCAGTCACATCAATATTGAAGTTCTCTGGACCTTCGTAGTTGGAGTCATCCACCGTTGGAACTCTAATATCAAACTCGGTCATACCTGCTGGAACAGTCACCAAACCATCCGCAGGTAGTGTCACCCAACCGCTGCCGGTGTTATATTCCAACGCGCCAAGGTCACCTGCTTCGGTATCGCCAGCATTTAAAGTGAGTTGAACTTGAACATCCATTTCAGATGGATTGCTCAGTGACACTATAAAGCTCGCGGTTTCACCTTCGTTCACTGTGCCTGCGTCATTAATCGACACCACTGGGCGATCATCATCTGGGTTTGGTCCCGGACCTGTGCCGTCATCCACGATGGTGGCGGTGCCATTGTCAGTACCTTGAACTGCGCCAACACCGGTGACATCAATACTGAAGTTCTCTGGGCCTTCATACACATCATCACTGGTTGATGGTACGCGTACATCAAACTCGGTTATACCTGCTGGAACAGTGACTAATCCATCCGCAGGTAGTGTCACCCAACCGCTGCCGGTGTTGTATTCCAACGCGCCAAGGTCACCTGCTTCGGTATCGCCAGCATTTAGAGTGAGTTGAACTTGCACGTCCATTTCAGCTGGATTACTCAGTGATACTACAAAGCTCGCGGTTTCACCTTCGTTCACCGTGCCTGCATCATTAATCGAGACAACCGGGCGATCATCATCAGGGTTTGGTCCCGGACCTGTTCCGTCATCCACGATGGTGGCGGTGCCATTGTCAGTACCTTGAACTGCGCCAACACCGTTGACACCAATACTGAAGTTCTCTGGGCCTTCATACACATCATCACTGGTTGATGGCACGCGCACATCAAACTCGGTCATACCTGCAGGGACAGTCACCAAACCATCCGCAGGTAATGTTACCCAACCGCTGCCGGTGTTGTATTCCAACGCGCCAAGGTCACCTGCTTCGGTATCGCCAGCATTTAGAGTGAGTTGAACTTGCACGTCCATTTCAGCTGGGTTACTCAGTGATACGACAAAGCTCGCGGTTTCTCCTTCGTTCACTGTGCCCGCGTCATTAATCGACACCACTGGGCGATCATCATCAGGGTTTGGACCCGGGCCACTGCCGTCATCCACAATGGTGGCTGTGCCAGAAGCAGGTATATCTTGTGTCGTTGTAGCACCTTTCAAAACAAATGATTCAGTGCCTTCATAAACACTATCCTGGAAGCTTTGAACAAATATAGAGAAGCTGTCATTCCCTAAAGGTATATTTGCTACGAACTCCCCTGCTTCATTAATAATAAGTGTCTGCTGAGATCCATTTTGTAGTAATAATGAAACAACACCACTAGAAAAGTCTACCTCACCAGTAGCTGAAATATCGTTTAATGAAAGTACCACCTGCGTGTCTGATTCTGTGATTTGATCAAAGCTTATATCAAATTTAATATCTTCACCTTCTGACACAGATGGCGAGTTTATAGAAACTACAGCAGGATCTGTTAAACCTGATGAAAGAAAACCATTGACATTTAGTTCCGCTATAGCAACAAATTGTGAGTCGGTTAGACTGATAGAGCTGAGGCCTTGGGTAACAAACTCTGTGCCAGCTATTCTCTCTTCTCCAGTTCGTTCAATGGAGCCGCTAGCTTGCAGACTGGAACCAGTACTAGCTTCACCTGCTGCGGGAGCAGCATTCTCATTTGCCGTCGGATCTCCGCCTTGCTCAATGGTTTCGATAACATTAGCAATATCATCTGTAATATCTACAGCAGTTCCGTCTTGAGAAATTTGCTGTATCCTTGTATTGCTATCTCTAGTAATTATTACTTCCCCTTCAGTAAGACCTGAAGCTTGGTCAACTTCCCTCAAACTTCCGTCTAAACCGATAACAACAATCTTGCTGAATAGTAGTGAGCGTAAGGTTAGTTGTGCCATAATTACCTCGATATTATTGTGCTTCTATCAGCACTTCCTTGGAGACTTACATTGCA
This window of the Vibrio azureus genome carries:
- a CDS encoding TusE/DsrC/DsvC family sulfur relay protein codes for the protein MFIYNGKEIETDAQGYLLDHKQWDEGMIALLAEDEQIELTEAHLEVIHFVRDFYEEFNTSPAVRMLVKALEKAHGPEKGNSKYLFKLFKKGPAKQATKLAGLPKPAKCL
- a CDS encoding class I SAM-dependent methyltransferase encodes the protein MTAAIYLVKGREKSVKRKHPWIFSRGISKVEGDPALGETVDVFSFDGKWLAKAAYSPHSQIRARIWSFEKEPIDKAFFVKRFNNAQLLREDIIERDGLTGYRLVAAESDGLPGITIDRYQNFFVCQLLSAGAEFNKKNIIDALIECFPECSIYERSDVSVRKKEGLAETMGVLHGDTPPKSVVIEENGVKISVDIVGGHKTGFYLDQRDSRQQAMKYVKDKEVLNCFSYTGGFGLYALKGEAKRVINADVSQPALDTAKHNAEINGFDISKKRAVFLNADVFKLLREYRDQGTQFDVVIMDPPKFAESKAQLNGACRGYKDINMLAMQILKPGGTLLTYSCSGLMDQVLFQKIIADAAVDANRHVKFVERFEQAADHPTDTAYPEGFYLKGFACKVL
- a CDS encoding SemiSWEET transporter; the encoded protein is MSLLDSLGKKLEPIMLFMGLVSPIATLPQLYKLYITHSHHAHGLSLTTWSMYALISLLWFIYGLYHRNPTIWVGNLLGFLAYLAMVVGIIIKAGIAI
- a CDS encoding Calx-beta domain-containing protein, producing MAQLTLRSLLFSKIVVIGLDGSLREVDQASGLTEGEVIITRDSNTRIQQISQDGTAVDITDDIANVIETIEQGGDPTANENAAPAAGEASTGSSLQASGSIERTGEERIAGTEFVTQGLSSISLTDSQFVAIAELNVNGFLSSGLTDPAVVSINSPSVSEGEDIKFDISFDQITESDTQVVLSLNDISATGEVDFSSGVVSLLLQNGSQQTLIINEAGEFVANIPLGNDSFSIFVQSFQDSVYEGTESFVLKGATTTQDIPASGTATIVDDGSGPGPNPDDDRPVVSINDAGTVNEGETASFVVSLSNPAEMDVQVQLTLNAGDTEAGDLGALEYNTGSGWVTLPADGLVTVPAGMTEFDVRVPSTSDDVYEGPENFSIGVNGVGAVQGTDNGTATIVDDGTGPGPNPDDDRPVVSINDAGTVNEGETASFVVSLSNPAEMDVQVQLTLNAGDTEAGDLGALEYNTGSGWVTLPADGLVTVPAGITEFDVRVPSTSDDVYEGPENFSIDVTGVGAVQGTDNGTATIVDDGTGPGPNPDDDRPVVSINDAGTVNEGETASFIVSLSNPSEMDVQVQLTLNAGDTEAGDLGALEYNTGSGWVTLPADGLVTVPAGMTEFDIRVPTVDDSNYEGPENFNIDVTGVGAVQGTDNGTATIVDDGTGPGPNPDDDRPVVSINDAGTVNEGETASFIVSLSTPSEMDVQVQLTLNVGDTEAGDLGALEYNTGSGWVTLPADGLVTVPAGMTEFDVRVPSTSDDVYEGPENFSIDVNGVGAVQGTDNGTATIVDDGTGPGPNPDDDRPMVSINDAGTINEGETASFIVSLSTPSEMDVQVQLTLNAGYTETGDLGALEYNTGSGWVTLPADGLVTVPVGMTEFDIRVPTVDDSNYEGPENFNIDVTGIGAVQGTDNGTATIVDDGSGPGPNPDDDRPTVYINDVGIVNEGETAQFVVSLTNAINVEEQVQLTLNLGDTEIGDLGTVEYNTGSGWNSLPPNGIVTIPAGLSQFDVRVPSVSDEVYEGLEDFSLTVTGLGAILGSDTGVAALIDDGTGPGPNPDDDRPMVFISDAGTVVEGEIANFVVSLNNPTEAESQVQITLNMGDTQVADLAGLEYNTGSGWAVLPNDGIVTIPAGMTNFDVRVPTVIDSVYEGIEDFSVSVTGLGNVQGADTGMASIIDQNTAPIISAITDAVVSEEGLAGGIPDSVGVPNDTTNAPSFNGSFTLEDLGSDNLSVVLAGPSDLVSSGEPVFWSWDTGSQALTASTASVANVATVVLTEPSPSGQGNWGYTVTLFEPIDHPDNDMEDVLSFDLQLTVSDGLLTTTDSINVVVEDDSPYVDQSIPAVTVALTGLPETVSGKVSFTGWEDDALSRTFNDIEVTAVGFMSDESTVLGAAEVNQSHLGIGVKSVGNNGFALPNEVDYRFAGDTGVSEQLIFDLGDKVAFGAEIEFEMMFGGELEVGLASFYLDGVLVDQKPFNSDAASGDYAKDFSILSSGFNKIVLESTGNGNQPFSADNSDFTVRTITFTGVDPTKALANANGTISGLYGADGPGEIALLGAENGLKTADGEPIYVSVDPSNPDRMIGETQGKVAFEVLYTPTSGEWEFFQYLPLALPDDGSIDFSYNITDNDGDTKVGHFAVAPYSPPNFRDDIDLFVSEEGQYPSGIEDDVALNGFLDTTDSSSDWGHLTNGENIDSATLGIPNVTLTSNDTVVEWSLTNNDQSLLGKVDGNLILEITINDSGTVNTELYGPIDHANPSGEDALELLVPVNVSNELGHTNTIDVPVVIEDDSPNSLTITHDVVAQDGDNNNIQLIFDLSGSVNVDNRLPSMKDTATQLLSQYESRGQARVQLVVFGNAAVTLSVAGATWLTVDDAKAAIAAFMGGGESNYLAAIEQAQLSWDDSGKLLDAINTSYFLSSSQVTEVAPSLDATNEASWIEHLSDPSRQITALSYGVGVNLAAEQLDRIAYDGAVNQDLDGVSVTDFSQLNPTILKTAIVAVEGNLLSTTSSDTGVGADGGYISLLEYSGLTFTFDGTALSVAGSNSEVQHSFDENAMTLTLIFDDKHTFEVNLSEGEYAFYGVENEIPETLDFNYQLTDFDGDKSSNTLQFIIDEDGGVNGAVGGAFNIVEAELNVSHDILIGNDGAEDIFTWSNDSIDSGTDVIRGFERDQDTLDLSQILDDTDYGSVEDLLYGINVNVDGDDLSLEITRGDGQSIQTIVIENGATEFDDIIAGNMDYERDVLAVLTKVSLDQSF